TAAAATCGGAGGCATATTCGACATGTCTGCTGATGGTATGATGGTGATCACTGAATACCGTGTAGATGTACCGCTCATATGTGCCTGCAGAATGGACTTGCCGACGAAGGTGCTCGACTGTGATCAATTGGAGTTCTGTATCGAAGCCAAGTGGAGTCGTAAGAGTGACCTCACTGGAGTCTACGAAGTCGGCTTTCAGTTCATTCACTTGACAGATCGCCAGAAGGAACTGATCCAGGTCATTCTGGACAAATGGACGGTAGAAGAGGTTGATGAAGAGCATCCCAAGGTCTATACGCCTGACCCAGAATCATAGTCAGCAATCCTGCATTTCGTCACCGTTTGGATCACAAGGCGATGGGCCGCCGGCGAAGATATAGCTGATCAGATAAACCACATCATCTATATCTATCGCGGCAGTGCAGTCCACATCGCCCGATTCATTCGGAAGAGGCTCGGGTCCGCCTGCGAAGATGTAGTTGATCAGATAGACTGCGTCATCAATGTCGACTGCGCCAGATCCGTCAGCGTCGCCGCAAACGAATTCG
This window of the Candidatus Zixiibacteriota bacterium genome carries:
- a CDS encoding PilZ domain-containing protein, with the translated sequence MTQDQRKYNRRRVSEYFIVVDQLTNRKIGGIFDMSADGMMVITEYRVDVPLICACRMDLPTKVLDCDQLEFCIEAKWSRKSDLTGVYEVGFQFIHLTDRQKELIQVILDKWTVEEVDEEHPKVYTPDPES